From the genome of Leptotrichia sp. HSP-342:
AAGCTCCATCTTCAATAGCCTTTTTCGCCTCAAACACCTTCACATCTGTCGCCATCGCTCCCAAAGGAAACCCAACTACCGCCGCAACTTTCACATCGCTGTCCTTAACTTGACTAAAAGCATATTCAACATTTGCCCCATTTACACAAACTGAATAAAATCCATATTCTTTCGCTTCATCGCATAATTTTTTTACATCTTCCTCTGTAGCTGTTGCTTTCAAAATTGTATGATCAATAAATTTGTTTATTTCCATTATTATCATTTCCCTTCTTATTATTTATTTAATTAATATTTTATCTATTCTTATTATATCCACTTTTTATATTTTTAGCAACTATCTTTTAGCAATTGCAGTAAAAGTAAATTTATCAGGATGATAAGTTATTGTTTCGTATTGGAAAAGATTTCCATTGGATAAATAAGCGTAAGTTTCAATAACTACAACTCTGTCAATATTTTCAAGATTTATATGCCGTCTTTCCTCATCTGTTGCACTTCTGAACTTTATTTCCCGTCTTGAATACGATATTTTTAAATTTAGTTCATTTTCCAGATATTCATAAATAGACTTGCTGGCTATTTCATCATTCAGATAAGTGACTATTTTTCTATCAAAATAAGAAGTGGCATACTGAACAGTTTCGCCATCCAAGGAATAAGTACGGACAACCTTGTAAAAATCAGCAGTTTTAGAAACATTAAATTTTTCCATCAGTTCCTCGACACCTTGTACTATATATAGACTAACTAAATTTGCCTTGACATCTATATTTTTTATCTTATTTAGTTCCTGAAATGTCTGTATTGAAGTAAGCGAAATATTTTTTAAATCCCCTTTTTCAAGCACAACTGACCTTTTACCTTTTATTTTTTGAATATATCCTTCCGATTCCAGTAAAGCAAGCGCTTTTCTCACAGTAAGCACTGAACAGGAATAGTCTTTGGCGAAATCTGCTTCCTTTTTTAAATAATCTTTTGGCTTTAATTTTCTATCTTTAATTTGTTTTTTTATATTGTTATATACTTCTTTATATTTACTCATTTTTTACCTTTCCAAAATTATAGTCAATTCTTTTAAAATTTGAAGCAAAAATCTGTAAAACCAAGAAATTGTCTATATCTAACCTTCTACTCTCGTTCTAAACTGAAATGCTATAATCCCTTTAACATCGTATTTCTTTTTTATAATTTGAATGAAATAACTGCAACTTTTAAAGTTAATTTATTATAATTATACTTTAAAATATTAAAAATAACAACTATAATATATCATTTATTTTTTTCAATAGATATATATAGACCTATTGACTTTTTAAAAAGATATGATATAATTTGATTGTATAAAAATTAATTATTTAAAGGAGATGATTAAAATGGCTGTTAAAAACAAAGTCGTTATTGTTACAGGAGCTTCTTCAGGAATTGGAAGAGCTACTGCGAAATTATTAGGAGAAAGCGGAGCAAAAGTTGTACTTGCTGCAAGAAATGAAGACAAATTACAGGAAGCTGTTGCTGAAATAAAGGAAAAAGGAGGAGAAGCCGCTTACAAAGTGACAGATGTATCAAAAAGAGAGGAAGTAAAAGCATTGGTTGATTTTGCAATTTCTGAATATGGAAAAATAGACGTTATTTTCAATAATGCGGGATTAATGCCAAATGCACCATTGTCAGAACTAAAAAATAGCGAATGGGACGAAATGATTGATGTGAACTTAAAAGGTGTCTTAAATGGCATAGAAGCTGTACTTCCACATTTTATCAAGCAAAAATCTGGACACGTTATCAGCACATCTTCTGTTGCCGGACTGAACACATATCTTGGAGCAGGAGTTTACTGTGCTACAAAACACGGTGTAAAAGCACTAATGGAAGTACTGAGAAAAGAAAGCGCCAACGAAAAAATGAATGTCCGTACAACAACTCTATATCTAGGAGCATTCCGAACTGAACTTGCAACACGTATCACAAATAAAGCAATTAAGGAAAGAATTGAATTTCTTTACGACACAATTGGAGCAGATCCAATGATAGTTGCCGAAGCTGTGAAATTTGCTATTGATTTACCAGAAGAAGTTAGCATGAACGAAATCACGCTTTATCCTACTGCACAGTTATAATATTACAAAAACTTTTCTCCAAAGAATTATTTTGATTATCAAAATTATTTATTTCTATTTAAATTAAAATATTTCTTGAAAATACATCATAAAATATGTTATCATTTTAAATGTATGATTTTTTTAAAATTGAAAAATAATTATAATAAATAATTTTTTAGGAGGAAAAGAAAAAATGGTTATAAAACCTAGATTAAAAGGTGGTTTAGCACTTACAAACCATCCCATTGGAGCAAAAGAATTTGTAAAAAGGCAAATTGACTATGTAAAATCACAAGATAAATATGAAGGTCCAAAAAAAGTTCTAATTATCGGTTCTTCATCTGGATACGGACTTGCCACAAGAATCTCCCTTGCCTTCGGTGCCGGAGCTGAAACTATTGGAGTAGCATTTGAAAAAGGGGTAGAAGGGAAAAGAGTAGGTTCTGCTGGTTGGTGGAATACAATTGCCTTTAACGAAGCTGCTGAAAAAGAAGGTTTAGTTTCTAAAAACTTTATTGGTGATGCTTTCTCAATGGAAATGAAAGATGATGTAATAAAGTTCATTAAAGAAGAATTTGGTGGAAAAATCGACTTGTTAATTTATAGCTTAGCAAGTGCAGTTAGAACTGATCCAATTGACGGCGTAACTTACCGTTCAGCATTAAAATCTACAACAAAGGACATTACAGGTCCGACTATCAACTTTGAAAAAGAAGTTATGGAAGAAACAACAATGGGTGTCGCAACTCCAGATGAAATCAAAAGCACTGTAAAAGTTATGGGTGGAGAAGACTGGAAATTATGGATTGAAGCGCTTGATAAAGGTGGCGTTCTTTCTGAAGGCTTTAAAACAGTAGCTTACTCATATTTAGGCCCAAAAGTAACTTATGGAATCTATAAAGAAGGTACAATTGGAGCTGCAAAAAGAGATTTGGAACATACTTCTGATGTTTTAAATGACTTTTTAAAAGAAAAATACAATGGAGAAGCATACGTTTCATTAAGTAAAGCGTTAATGACAAAAGCAAGTGCGGTTATCCCTATTTTCCCATTATATGCAGCATTACTTTACAAAGTAATGAAGGAAAAAGGTATCCACGAAGGAACAATCGAACAAAAACACAGACTTTTGACTCAAATGGTTTATGGAAACAATCCTGTTATTGACGAAGAAAGAAGATTACGTCCAGATAACTGGGAAATGCGTGAAGATGTTCAAGCTGAAGTAGAAGCTCTTTGGGACAAAGTTACTCCAGATAACTTTAAGGAAATAAGCGATTATGCTGGAGCAAGAGAGGAATTCATGCAATTAAATGGATTTGACTTTGATAATGTGGATTATGACGCTGATGTTGATTTAGATGAATTAGCTAAATTAAAACCTTAATTTTAAAAATTTACAAGATAAATAACAAAAAAATTAGACTATCTTTTAGAAAAAATATTCTTTTAGATAGTCTTTTATTATACATCATAAATTTACTTTAAAAGTATGTTGTATTTATACATATTTATTTTGATTTTTTTATTTTAACAAAAATAAACTACTATAATTTCTATTTTTACATTATATACTCAAACCTACTTAAAATTAAACTACTAAATTATATAAATTTAGGGTTTGAGTAAAATAGTCATAACTTTTGAGTTTAGTTTTAAAGCAGTTTTACTATAAAACTTTCTTTTTCATATATCTCCACAAAACTAGCATTAACAACATCATTATTATAAAAATTATTACTAATGCCCAAAATCCCATATCTTGAAGCGGTAACTTCACATTCATTCCATAAAATCCAAAAATCATATTTGGAACTGTAACCAATATTGTTACTGCAGCTAAAAACTTCATTGTTATATTCATATTATTTCCAATATATGATGAATATGTTTCTCTTGTAGTTTTACAGATTTCACAGTATGAAGATGATAAGTCTAGCGTAAAATTTATCTCCTGTAAAATTCTTGTCATATATTCTTCATATTGTTCAAACTGCTCATCTTCTTTCAAATTCTCAACAACATAGTCCAAATTTCTCAATGCAATATTATAAACATAAAATCCTTGTTCTACTTCCGCAAGAGAAATTAACTTTTCATTACTTTGCTGCTCCCTCAAAACAGTTTCTATCTTATCATGCTCTCCAATCAAAATTCTCACATATTTATAAAGACTTTGAGAAATTTTATGAAGCATATTTAGAAAAAAACGATTTTCTTCAAGAACTTCATCTCTTAATTTTGCATACTCTTCAACAAATTGATAAAAATCGTTGTAATAATCGTCATCTAAAATAACAATTTTATCTTCTTTAAAAAAAATTACAATTGGATTAATCTCATATGATGTAAATTCTTTATCTTTTGTAGATTTTTTTACAGCTGGGTAATACAGTTTATAAATTTCCCAGTCTGATTTTGAAATTCTTGGAGTAAAAATTTCCTCGTCAATAACATTCTTTATCTTCTCTTCATCAATTTCCAATCTTTCTGATAAAATTTTATAATCTTCATCTTTCAAATTATACACATAAGAAATTATTTTACCACTTTTCGTATCTATTCTTTTTATCATAATTGCCTTTCTAAGCTTCTATTTCTCTCTATTTATATTATATTTTAATATAAATAAATTTTTATAATAGAGCTATTTGATAGCTAATTCATAATCATTCAACTAAATTATTTTTTATTATTTTTCACATATTTTGTTTAATAAATATTTTTTTATATTACTATATTTTTTATTTCTTAAATCTCCACTACAACTTCACTTTTTAAATCAACTTCCATTTCTGAAAACTTTTTCCAGCCTTCAAAAACCTTTCTATAGTCTTCAAACTTACATTCCCACAGCGGATATTCCTCACAAATTCCAAAAATTGTATGCTGAAATTCAACTTTTTCCTTACTAATTTTATGCTGAAAAGCCTGTCCATCCCAAAGAGTTTCCTGCACTTTTCCAGTTTCAACTTTTTCTAGCTGTGGCAAAAAAATATCAATTATTTCCATATCTGGAAAATCTTCCATTATTCCAGTTATTAAATATTTCGTATATTCTCTTTTCTTTTTTTTTAGACCTTTGTTTTTTATTTTATTTATTTTTTTATTTTCAGATATTTCATTTTCGTTAGACTCTATTTCTGGAAATGCAGTCAATCCAAAATCTTCGTCATCGTAGTAACCAAATTTTATAATCAATGCTCTACTCCTTTCCTAAAATTATTTTTAACGATTTTCATAAACTGGATAAGCCGTTATTCTAGGGCTTTTGTAGCCACGGATTACAA
Proteins encoded in this window:
- a CDS encoding GntR family transcriptional regulator is translated as MSKYKEVYNNIKKQIKDRKLKPKDYLKKEADFAKDYSCSVLTVRKALALLESEGYIQKIKGKRSVVLEKGDLKNISLTSIQTFQELNKIKNIDVKANLVSLYIVQGVEELMEKFNVSKTADFYKVVRTYSLDGETVQYATSYFDRKIVTYLNDEIASKSIYEYLENELNLKISYSRREIKFRSATDEERRHINLENIDRVVVIETYAYLSNGNLFQYETITYHPDKFTFTAIAKR
- a CDS encoding SDR family oxidoreductase, with the protein product MAVKNKVVIVTGASSGIGRATAKLLGESGAKVVLAARNEDKLQEAVAEIKEKGGEAAYKVTDVSKREEVKALVDFAISEYGKIDVIFNNAGLMPNAPLSELKNSEWDEMIDVNLKGVLNGIEAVLPHFIKQKSGHVISTSSVAGLNTYLGAGVYCATKHGVKALMEVLRKESANEKMNVRTTTLYLGAFRTELATRITNKAIKERIEFLYDTIGADPMIVAEAVKFAIDLPEEVSMNEITLYPTAQL
- the fabV gene encoding enoyl-ACP reductase FabV encodes the protein MVIKPRLKGGLALTNHPIGAKEFVKRQIDYVKSQDKYEGPKKVLIIGSSSGYGLATRISLAFGAGAETIGVAFEKGVEGKRVGSAGWWNTIAFNEAAEKEGLVSKNFIGDAFSMEMKDDVIKFIKEEFGGKIDLLIYSLASAVRTDPIDGVTYRSALKSTTKDITGPTINFEKEVMEETTMGVATPDEIKSTVKVMGGEDWKLWIEALDKGGVLSEGFKTVAYSYLGPKVTYGIYKEGTIGAAKRDLEHTSDVLNDFLKEKYNGEAYVSLSKALMTKASAVIPIFPLYAALLYKVMKEKGIHEGTIEQKHRLLTQMVYGNNPVIDEERRLRPDNWEMREDVQAEVEALWDKVTPDNFKEISDYAGAREEFMQLNGFDFDNVDYDADVDLDELAKLKP
- a CDS encoding magnesium transporter CorA family protein, producing the protein MIKRIDTKSGKIISYVYNLKDEDYKILSERLEIDEEKIKNVIDEEIFTPRISKSDWEIYKLYYPAVKKSTKDKEFTSYEINPIVIFFKEDKIVILDDDYYNDFYQFVEEYAKLRDEVLEENRFFLNMLHKISQSLYKYVRILIGEHDKIETVLREQQSNEKLISLAEVEQGFYVYNIALRNLDYVVENLKEDEQFEQYEEYMTRILQEINFTLDLSSSYCEICKTTRETYSSYIGNNMNITMKFLAAVTILVTVPNMIFGFYGMNVKLPLQDMGFWALVIIFIIMMLLMLVLWRYMKKKVL